In Terriglobia bacterium, the sequence GACGTGGACACGCACCTCGTCATCAGCCGCTGGGGCGCGCGCACGCTCGCCGAAGAAACCGAATACAACGTCGAGCAGGTGCAGGCCATGGCCGCGCACGCCTATCCCATCGGCGACCAGGGCGCGCCCATCTCCAGCGGCTCGTTCCTCACCGCCGGTATGGTGATCGCACCCTGCACCATGAATACGCTCAGCTCCATCGCGCACGGCCAGGGCGACAACCTCATTCACCGTGCCGCCGACGTAACCCTCAAGGAGCGCCGCAAGCTGGTGCTCGTCGTCCGCGAGACGCCGCTCAACGACATTCACCTCGAAAACATGCTGAAGCTCTCGCGCATGGGCGTGGTCATCTTTCCGCCCTTGCCCGCCTTCTATAACCACCCCCAGTCGCTCGACGACATGGTCAGCCACATCGCCATGCGCGTGCTCGACCAGTTCAATCTCCATCTCGATGTGGTGCGACGCTGGGAGGGTGGCGCCACCAACAACGCGCGCCCGCGCGTCCCGAACTAGAATTTCCCGCAGAAAAACGAAACGCGCCAGACCACAGCGCGCTCCCGTGCTCATCCCGTTCCGCCGCCGTGCTAGCTGCCCCCAGCCTGCGCATCGCGCGGCCCATAACCCCCGCGACGACCAGTCCGGCGACCACATACCCCGCGATCTCGATCGTCATGTATGACGCGGTATAGCTGCCCGGGAATCCGTACCAGTTCCAATAGGGTATGTTGGTGGTGAACCACGGGATGCACCATTCGTCCCGGAACAATTCGGTACGTGCTCACGTAATCTGAGATCAAACGTCTACGGTCATGGGGGGTGAGGCGTGCTCAAGAAACTCGCGTATCTGCTGGCCGGATTCTCCGTTGTGCTCGCGTTGCACTACGTCGCCGTTTCGACGCAGGCGCAAAGTCCGGCGAAAAATACACACCAACCGCACTACACCTCCGACGGGCGCATGGAGCTTCCCGCCGATTACCGCGAGTGGATCTTCCTGAGCTCTGGCATTGACATGAGCTACAACCCGCGCGCCATGGCGATGAACCACTCCATGTTCGACAACGTCTTCGTCAATCCTGAGGCGTACAAGGCGTTCCTCGAAACCGGTACGTGGCCCGACAAGACGATGCTCGTTCTCGAGGTGCGCGGCGCGGAGACCAAGGGCTCCATCAACCACTCCGGTCACTTTCAGAACGCTGAGTTCATGGGAATGGAAGTGCACGTGAAGGATGAGGCGCTCTTCGCGGGCAAGTGGGCCTTTTTTGGCTTTGACGACGCTAAACCGGCGAAGATGGTCCCCACCAAGGCCGACTGCTACTCCTGCCACCAGCAGCACGCCGCCGTGGATACGACGTTCGTGCAGTTTTATCCGACGCTGCTCCAGGTCGCGAAAAAGAAGAACACGCTCAGCCCTGCCTATGTCAAGGAAGCCGCCAGCGCGCAGGCCGCGCGCTAGTCGAATCGCCGCCCCATCGGCGTTGCGTTCTCAGCTCACGCGGATCTTCACGGATGGATCCTCGGAGAAGCACTATCCGGGTTCATCCGTGAAAATCCTTGTTCCGTCACCGCTTAACGAAAATCGACTTGGGAACCATGCAGTGGACGCCCTTGCGGATGTCCACCATCTGGGTGATATCGCAGTCCACGGCGATCGACGTGAGCGCGTATGCCTCGTAGCGGTCCATCGGCACCATCTTCTGCGTGGACAGCCAGTCGATGGTGTTGCGCACGGCGATCTTTGTGGCCTCGGTCAGGTCCTCGTCGAAGCCCAGGAAGATCCAGTGCGTCGGCGTTTCCGCCCACGGCCAGTCCGTCTTCATGCCCTTGTGGACGATGGGCTGGATCTCGATCTCCTTGTAAGCGCATTCAATCGCTTCCAGGTTCATCTCGCCGTTGCCCTGGCGGCAATGCGAGTCCCCGGTCCAGATCAGCGCGCCCTTCACGAACACCGGCAGATACAGACTTGAGCCCGCTTGCAGCTCGTTCAGGTCCATGTTCGATCCGTTCTTCCACGGACGCAGCGTGCTGGTGCGCCCCTTGGCGTCCTTGATTGGCGGACCGGCTTTTTCCTTGGGCTCGTCCGGATCAGGCGCCACGGCAATGACCCCGGGAAACGGCTTGAGGTCGACGACGATGCCCGGCTTGAATTCCGTTTGCATCTTCGCCAGGTCGAACTTGTAGTAACGGACGAAGCCTTCCGGAAATTCCTTGGGCAGCAGGCCAGTGGGGAATTCCTTGCCCGGGAGATTGAAGTTCTGCCCATATTCCTTGGGGACGATTTTGAGGATGCGGATCTCCAGCGTGTCGCCGGGCTCGGCGCCCTCGACGTAAATCGGCCCGGTGATGGAATGCGGACCACCTCCAGGATTGGCCTTGCGCAGGCGCGTCAGTTCATCCATGGGTGGGCCGGCGATGGTGTGATCGGTCGGCGCCGGCTTGATGGCGTCGAGCGCGTGGTACCAGGTCTCGACCGAGACCGTATCGCCGGAGTGGACCGTCAGGCGCGGCTTCTCATTGACGTCAAACCAGCCCCACTGAACGTTTTCCTTGGTTGCGGGCAGGATATAGTGTTTGCCCGTAAGCACGGAACTCTTGCGCCCCATTGTGCCTTTGGGCTGCTTGTCTCTGGGTTTGGCAGTTTGCTGCGCTCCGGCTACAAGACTGACACCGACCATGGCAGCAAACGCGGATGCTCGTGTAGCGCCCCACTTCATAAGTCGCCTCCAGAATGGAATCAAGGCAGATGATGTTGGCCGACTCTCCCCACGGAGTGGAATTGGCCGCGTACTGTATCCCGCTTTCAGGTGGGAGGCAAGACTGAGGACACAGAATATCTCGTGATGCGAGGGAGCGATCCGTAAGCAACGGGAGTCGCACGCGGAGACTTTGTTTCGCCGCGGAGTCGATGACATCAGGAAATCCATTTGCCTGCGGGGACATAAAACTGAGGACGGCGGCTTTGAGCAAAACGCGCAAGCTGCAGAGTGGGGAAGTCCGCTGAAAACGCAAAAATTAAGAAGCAACGCTGTAAGACACAGGCAAGAGAATGGCGCCAGAAGCGTGATGTGATGGTGGCGCACCTATGGTGCAGAACCGGCTGCAGGCTGGGCACTGTTACCGCCTGTGCAAAACTCAGCCCCCGTACCTCTCTGTCTAGGTTACTGAAAACAAGCCAAATAAAAATTTCCCTCAGCACTTGACTTCAATAAATGAAGGAGGCGTAGAATTGGTCCGGTCATCGGACCAATGCCCTAAATGGGAAACCAATGAACCCGGCGGTCAAGAACGAGTTTGAGACAATCAAGCGCAACCGGATCTATGAAGAGATTGCCCGTCAAATCGAAAAAATGATCGCGGAAAAGATGAAGCCGGGCGACATGTTGCCGCCGGAACGGCAACTGGCAGAGCAGTTCGGCGTTAGCCGCAGCTCGATCCGCGACGCCATCCGCACCCTGGAACTTTCCGGACTGGTGGAAGCGCGACAAGGGTTGGGAACGGTGGTACGCGAACCCTCGGCGGATGCCGTGGTCAATCCTCTCACCTCCATCCTGGTGCAAAAACGCAAGCTGGTAGGAGAGCTGATCGACGTGCGCAAGATGATCGAGCCGCCGCTGAGCGCACGCGCCGCATTGCACGCGACGCCGGAGGAAGTGGCGGAAATGGAATCCATCCTGGCGCGCCAGCAGCAGAAGATGAGCCAGGGTGATCTGGCCATCGATGAGGATGCGGAATTCCACTATGCCATTGCGCTGGCGGCCGACAACAGCGTGGTGCTCAAGGTGATTGATGTGCTCATGGACCTGCTGCGCGACACACGCGAGCGATCCTTGCAGGTAGCCGGGAGACCGGAGCGTTCCATCGCCAGTCACCGGGAGATTCTTGACGCCATCAAGCGTCGGGACGAGGCCGGCGCGGAAGCCGCCATGTCCCGGCACATCGAGGCGGTGGAGAACATCGTTTTTACGAAGCTGTGAGAGAGCGGAGGTTGCTCATGGGCAAGCTGTATGCGGTTGAGATTGTCTATCGAGGGATTTTTCAAAAGAAGCTAGCCACTAACATCAGCCGCGCCATCGTGCTCGCGGCGCACTTGGACGGCAAGCCGGGGATCAGCTTCGGACGATACGGCGACAGCCCGGAGCGCAATGGGATTCCTGCCAAGAACTTCGCCATTGTGGCCACCGACGAACAGACGCTGCAAGAGGGCATGGCGAAATACGAGCCCAAGGAAGTGGACATCACCATTTCCGTGGATGACACCCTGTGCAAGGGCGTGGAGTCGTGGGCCTGGTACGGCCTGCAGCCCATCAACAAGCTGACCAAGCCGGGCGGGACGCTGATCGTGACTTCCATGGAGCCGGCGGAGAAGCTGATCGAGATGGCGCACAATCGGGAGACCCCGTACAACCTGGCGATCGTGAAGGGCACTAGAAGCTTTTCCGGACTGTGGGTGTACAAGGACGACCACACCGACGTACGCATCTTGGGGGCGATTGCCAAGGTGCTGCCGGAACTGGTCAGCCTGGACGCGATCAAGAAGACGATCCTGCAGGAATGGAAGGACCCGGTGAAGGTGGCGTCGGCCGAGAAGTCGTACCACCGCGTGACCAAAGTATTGGTGCAGCCGGGGCAGGGCAATCCGGAAACGCCGTACAAGTTCGAGCTGCCGAAGTGGCACGAGATGGGTGAAGGCGTCGCGATCCCGTGCATCCCTGCGGGCAAGACCGTGGAAGACCCGGTGACGCACGTGTTGGGCGGCATCCGGCCGGACCGCAATCCGACATTCAAGAAGTTCTCGACGCGCACCATGCGTCCGGTGGTGAACTTCGAGACCTGCATCAAGTGCACGCTGTGCTGGCTGCAGTGCCCCGACACGTGCTTCGACGTGACGCCGGAAGGCCTGTACGACGCCAACATGGAAGCCTGCTGCGGCTGCGGCGTGTGCGAAGCCGTGTGCCCGGTGGACAAATGCGTGACCATGGTGGCGGAGACCGAATTCCACGACAACGCCAGCCAGTGGGACATGTGGAGGAAGGATTCCACCGGTTACCTGCAATGGCTCAACCAGAAGATCGAGTCGCGGCCAGAGCGGTCGCATGGCTTCCGTTTCAGGGGACAGTACCAGGAACAAGTCGGCGAGATGCTGCAAATCGCCCAAGAGAGTTAAGACGCGAGGAGGAGAGCAGTCATGGCGACGTTAGCTCCTGCTGTAGAAGAAAAAAAGGGCGGCGAAAAAACAGCGCTGATTACTGGAAGCGAGGCGATTGCCGTCGCCTGCCAGCTCGCCGACGTGGATGTGGTCACGGCTTATCCGATCCGCCCCTATGACACGGTGATGCAGTACGTAGCCAAGCTGGTGTCGAACGGCGAAATGGATTGCGAGTACATCGTGGCCGAGGGCGAACACTCCCAGTTCGAAATCGTAAAGCACGCCTCCGCGGTGGGCGCACGCGTGTTTTGCGGCTCCAGCGGCGTGGGATGGATGTACGC encodes:
- a CDS encoding (4Fe-4S)-binding protein produces the protein MGKLYAVEIVYRGIFQKKLATNISRAIVLAAHLDGKPGISFGRYGDSPERNGIPAKNFAIVATDEQTLQEGMAKYEPKEVDITISVDDTLCKGVESWAWYGLQPINKLTKPGGTLIVTSMEPAEKLIEMAHNRETPYNLAIVKGTRSFSGLWVYKDDHTDVRILGAIAKVLPELVSLDAIKKTILQEWKDPVKVASAEKSYHRVTKVLVQPGQGNPETPYKFELPKWHEMGEGVAIPCIPAGKTVEDPVTHVLGGIRPDRNPTFKKFSTRTMRPVVNFETCIKCTLCWLQCPDTCFDVTPEGLYDANMEACCGCGVCEAVCPVDKCVTMVAETEFHDNASQWDMWRKDSTGYLQWLNQKIESRPERSHGFRFRGQYQEQVGEMLQIAQES
- a CDS encoding UbiX family flavin prenyltransferase; its protein translation is MPERRHLIVGITGATGAIIGVRILQLLQGTDVDTHLVISRWGARTLAEETEYNVEQVQAMAAHAYPIGDQGAPISSGSFLTAGMVIAPCTMNTLSSIAHGQGDNLIHRAADVTLKERRKLVLVVRETPLNDIHLENMLKLSRMGVVIFPPLPAFYNHPQSLDDMVSHIAMRVLDQFNLHLDVVRRWEGGATNNARPRVPN
- a CDS encoding acetamidase/formamidase family protein, with translation MKWGATRASAFAAMVGVSLVAGAQQTAKPRDKQPKGTMGRKSSVLTGKHYILPATKENVQWGWFDVNEKPRLTVHSGDTVSVETWYHALDAIKPAPTDHTIAGPPMDELTRLRKANPGGGPHSITGPIYVEGAEPGDTLEIRILKIVPKEYGQNFNLPGKEFPTGLLPKEFPEGFVRYYKFDLAKMQTEFKPGIVVDLKPFPGVIAVAPDPDEPKEKAGPPIKDAKGRTSTLRPWKNGSNMDLNELQAGSSLYLPVFVKGALIWTGDSHCRQGNGEMNLEAIECAYKEIEIQPIVHKGMKTDWPWAETPTHWIFLGFDEDLTEATKIAVRNTIDWLSTQKMVPMDRYEAYALTSIAVDCDITQMVDIRKGVHCMVPKSIFVKR
- a CDS encoding FadR family transcriptional regulator, which gives rise to MNPAVKNEFETIKRNRIYEEIARQIEKMIAEKMKPGDMLPPERQLAEQFGVSRSSIRDAIRTLELSGLVEARQGLGTVVREPSADAVVNPLTSILVQKRKLVGELIDVRKMIEPPLSARAALHATPEEVAEMESILARQQQKMSQGDLAIDEDAEFHYAIALAADNSVVLKVIDVLMDLLRDTRERSLQVAGRPERSIASHREILDAIKRRDEAGAEAAMSRHIEAVENIVFTKL
- a CDS encoding cytochrome P460 family protein, with product MELPADYREWIFLSSGIDMSYNPRAMAMNHSMFDNVFVNPEAYKAFLETGTWPDKTMLVLEVRGAETKGSINHSGHFQNAEFMGMEVHVKDEALFAGKWAFFGFDDAKPAKMVPTKADCYSCHQQHAAVDTTFVQFYPTLLQVAKKKNTLSPAYVKEAASAQAAR